The Aeoliella mucimassa genome includes the window TATGCTTCCTGCGTCTTATCTATCCAAGCCGTTGCTCCGGGATTCTTTAGAAAGGATCATCGATAAACCTGAAAAGGACTCAGCGTTCGCAATGGCACCGCAACTGTTGGGCGTCGTCGGTGATGCGGAGTCGCTTTCGATTTTCGAGAGCACCCGCAAGCGTTACGATTATCCTCCTCGCGGCTACGAAGAAGCGATCGAGGTGCTAAAGTACCGATTTCAATTGCAGGCTCCCGAAGAACGGGCAAAGTGGGATGAGCAAGAACTGCTATTCTACCAGATAGAAATTCTGGAAGACATGTCCGTTGGAGGAGACTGCCAAGAGGACTATCTTCTGGCTGGAGTATTGCGAGCCCGCTTCCACGGAACCGAGTTTTCCAATGCGTTTCTCTACCATAAACTCCCCGACCCGGTAGCCATCACTTATCTTGGCATTCAGGGAGATCTCGAATCCATTCCCAGGTTGGAGCAGTTGTACAAAACCCCTGGTATCCCTCCCAAGTTAATCGACTGGTCGATCAACACCATCAAGGACGGGGGGATTCCAACGCAGGGTTTCTAGTCTCGTAGAACGTGAGCCTCGCACCCATCCTGCCAGTGCCTTGTGGCAATGGGGAAGGCTCTTTTCTGGGGCGATCCTCCATCGACGTGAAGCCAGTGGTTCGCCTGGGCGACACCCTGTGCAGAGTGCTCAGACGCTTCACTGGCGAGAATCTCAGAGACCGTTGCCAGTGTTTTGCGTCTGCCTTACGAAATCTTAATAGGGGACAGATCCGATGGATCACGATTCGCCCAAAGGGCAGCTAAAAGCGTATGGTGGTCCAGTTGCGGCGATGGCGTGGCTATTACTGGTTTCGGTCGGGTGTGATCCAGTTCAGCGCGTGGAGCAAACGGTGGTACTCAAGGTGTCGGAGTTCGCTGTGGAATCCGAACTTGGGGCGAATCCTCTCACTGTAACGATATCCGAGTACTATGAACTCTCTGACAGGGAACGGGAATTGGAGAGCTACAACCCAGAGCGGGGGAAGCAGCTTTATCCATGGACACCGCGAGTTGAAGTGGATGACTCCGGTTCCGCAAGCATCACCTATGGTGTGACAGCCATTGACTCAACCAGTGGGAGTACCCCACCAGAATCCAGGTATCCCATAACCAACAAGACCTTCCGGGTGAAAGTGCAAAGTAAGGATGGCAAGAGCGAGGAACTGCTGCTGCCGATGAAGGTGGGAGAGTCGGTAACAGGCAAGACGTTTCAAGTCGTGGTGGAATCCCTATCGAAAGCAAAATACGTCGATCCGAAGTGACCGGTGGAATGGTCTTGTCCGTTAGTCCCTTTGGTGGATGTAGGGAACATCCTGGTTTCCTGCCCTAGCCGATTCGGAGCGTGCATTCCACCAGCGAAACATCTCTAGAAGGCGGAGGGGGCCCTTCAGCGACCTTCTTCCATTCGCCCTGCTCGCTCTAGACGTTGGTCGATGCGCGAGCGATAATGATCGTTATGCGGAACGTGATCGTTACTGTCGTGGTGCTGGTCGCTATGGGCTGTAGTAGCCCTGGGGGCCTTTTGTTGCCTGTGACTCAGGCAGGTGCCCGCGACGATTCCACTCGCCCGCTTTCTTCGGGGGCCTGCGAACTGCGGCTGGCCACGTTTGCCAGTCAGCCGGCCGACACCACCCCTACCGCAGGTGGCATCTGCTTCCGCCTGGTGAGCCTCGCTTACGATTGGCCCTTGGTCGACCAGCGAGTGCGATTCGCGGTTCCGTTTCTCAAGTGCCGTACCTTGCTATCCCAGCATGTGTTGTTGCGACTTTGATTCAACGTTCGATGCGTTTAGCACCTTCGACCGTTTGAATCCCTTCGCAAGCTAGCGCGAACTGTGCGCGCGGCTTAGGCTCCTTTTGTAGGAACATGCTATGAGTACCGAAAGCAAAGGCCCCGCTTCCCCCACCCCCGAGGCCAGCCCCGGCGAGGGCAAAGGCTGCCTGATCGCCATCTTGTTTTTGTTCGGCCCGATTCTGATCGGAGTGATCTATAGTCTCTTGAAGTAATCGACTGTGAGTCGATCGTACGCGAAATGCCCCGCCCACCCGGGAAGGCCTGGATTGAGGCCTGGCTTTCCAGCTTTCCCCGGGCGATGCCCCGGGCTGGTCTGTGGTTGTCCCTTCGGGGCGTGGATATTCGATGTGGCCAGGGTGCCACTGGCTCCGCCCATTACTGTCCGGAATTAATCTTAACCGATTCTGAACTTGCGCGGTGGGGAGTGGTGTGGTACGACATAGTCCATGCCTTCCCAGCGAGTTGCTAAAGACGAGCTACCAGTGTGGCCCGAGCAGGTCATTGGGGGGAAGTATGTCCGGCTTTTGGAGAAGTTTCTCAAACAACTCCGCTCGGAAGACGCCCACGGTAATCGCAAGTTATTTCTCGATGACGTGTTCGTAGCCTACCTGCTGGCGTTCTTCAATCCCACCATCCGCAGTTTGCGAACCATCGAAGATTTCAGCCAAACGGTACAGGCTCAGAAACACCTTTCGATTCGCAAGATCACTAGAAGTACGCTCTCAGACTTCAATCAACTGGCCGACCCCGAGCGATTGCAGCCGATTCTCGATGCCCTCCGCCGGCAACTTGCCCGCAAGTCAAAACGGCAATCGATAGGTGACGACGATCTCGACGAACTGCTCCAGCAGACCGTGGCCGTCGATGGCACGTTTCTCCCGGCCGTGGCCGAAGTCGCCTGGGCCATGTGCAATACGAACAATCATGGGGCGAAGAAGCATCGAGCGCGGGTGGATGTCCATTTGCCGGTGAGCACGTGGCTTCCCGAGGCAATCGTCATTCCATCCCCTGGCCAGAGCGAGGCCGATTCAGCCATCGAACGGTTGCAGCCCGGTCGTATCTATCTGTACGACCGCGGCTTCATGAGTTTCGCGCTCTTGGCAGCGCACTACGACGACACACACGCGTTGCAATCGCACTTCGTGGCTCGTTATCGCCCAGCGGGGGGCAATTCGCCCACGCTGCGGGAAGTGAAAAGTCGCGAACTCACCGAAAAAGACAAAGCGGCCGGCGTGCTCAGCGATGGAGTGGGACATTTCAAGTCTTCGAATCCGAGCCGACATCGAGTTCCCCGAGTGCAGCTTCGCGAAGTCATCGTCGCTTGCGAAGAAAAGGGAAAACCGTCGCAACTGCGGTTGATCACCAACCTGCTCGATGTACCGGCGCACGTGATTGCCATGCTGTATCGCTATCGTTGGCAAGTAGAACTGTTCTTTCGGTGGCTGAAGAGCTCTGCGAACTTCGGACACTTGATCAGCCACGCAAGCGAAGGGGTGCAAACGCACTTCTACGTGGCGGTCATTGCCGTGTTGCTGATGTACCTGCACACCGGTTATCGACCGAGCAAGTACCTGTTCGCCCTAATGGGACAGGTCGGCCGCGGGGCGGCAACCCTGGAAGAGATCCTGCCGATCCTCCGCGAGCGAGAACGTCAGAACGAACTGGCCCGGCAGTCGGCCGCGCGGCGGAGCGAGAAAAAGAAACAGCAATCGACTTAGAGACGCTGCCACTCGGCCGCGATTCTCACGCTGCCGCCTGCGCAATGTGAAAGGAAAAAGGCGGCGAGTCTTGATCGCGTAAGCCAATCCATGCAATCATAAGACGCCGCGCAACACTCCCGGAATGCAAAGAACCGAACTCCGGACAGTAATGGGCAAAGCCAGTGGCACCCGGCGATCCGCATACCACTCGGAGAGTGGTGCTGCATTCTTTTGCGACCTGTTTTATCTCTCCACTTTTCGCTTGGAATTGGCCACCTATGGTGTTCTAATGATCAGTGCATCACCACGCGATCGGTGCGGCGCTGTTTGACAATTTGGTTGCTGACTGTAAGCGGTAGGCTCGCTGCTGCGCGGTGCTGGCATCAAGAAATCTCCCCGCCGATGGCAACGAACCACAAACCACGAACCACGAACCACAAACGACGGACGACTGACGACTGACGACTGACAACTGACAACGAATCGTTTTGCCCCCACTCACGAGCAGGGTGGGGCGAAACTCCCGGCGGGTGATTTTTGGGGAAGGCAAAAAATGCCGCAAAACAAAGGGGAAAGGCGAATCTGGCCGCCCGTGGAAGGAGAGAATAAAGCCCCCACGAATCGATTTTCGGCTTTTGGGGGCAAAATGCTTCACGCTAGCCCCAGCAAAGGCCCTCATCCTAGCCCTCCATCGGAGGGGGAGGGGATTGTTTGGTGGTGGGGCAGCGCGGAGCTCGACGCCATCCAACACCCCGCAACCGGCGCATGAAAAACCCCCGTTCTCGCGTGGGGCGAAAACGGGGGCTGGGTCGCTTTATGCGTGCGGGACGCGAGCGTTGTGTTAGGCGCCGAACTTGCCCATACGGCCAGCGTTGGCCAGGGCGAGCGACATCAGGTACTTGGCTTCGAACTGACCAAGGCCCCCCTTCAGGCATTCGGCTTCGCCGAACGACTGGCACGGGTCGGTGCGGCAGTTCTTTGCCCACAGCAGCGTCGGTACTGGGTGCCAGCTATGGCTAGCAAGCATCGACGGCGTGGAGTGGTCGCCGGTGCAGATGAAGACGTCGGGCTTGAGCTCCATGATCTTCGGCACGCAGGTGTCGAGTTCCTCGGTCCGCTTGGTCTTGGCTTCGAAGTTGCCGTCTTCGCCGGTCGAGTCGGTGTACTTGAAGTGGATGAAGAAGAAGTCGTAGTCGTTCCAGCTCGACTTCAGCACTTCCATTTGTTCGTCGAGGGTCTTCGCGTCGCCGATGATGTCCATGCCGACGAGTCGGGCGAGGCCTTTGTACATCGGATAGACCGCAATCGCAGCGGCCTTGAGCCCGTAGACTTCCTCGTAGCTGGGGAGCGACGGCTTGCCGGCGATGCCACGCAGGGTGCAGCAGTTGGCCTTGGTTTCGTCTTTGAGCAATTGCTTGGCTTGCTTGACGAACTCGGCACAAACCTCGGCGGTTTTCTTGCTGGCTTCGTCGTTGGCCTTCGGCTCGAGCGGCGGAACGCCAGTGGCCTGCGGGTCGGTGTCGTCGACGTTGTCCGACAGGCCTTCGCCACGGAGAACGATGACAAAGCGGTGTTCCTTCACTGGCTCGACAAAGACTTCGATGCCAGGGATGGAGACCTCACGCAGCTTGATCGCCAGCGGGGCACTCTCTTCCGAAGGGATGCGGCCCGCGCGACGATCGGTGATCTTGCCATCGGCGTCGATCGTGCAGAAGTTCGCCCGAATGGCAACGTCGCCTGGTTGCAGCTCGAAGCCGATGCCGGTGGCTTCCAGGGCACCGCGGCCGATCAGGTACTTGATGGGATCGTAACCGAACAGTCCCAAGTGGCCAGGGCCGCTACCGGGAGCAATGCCGGGGAACACCGGAATGCTGCTACCGAGTACGCCTTCGCTGGCGAGTTTGTCGAGGTTCGGCGTGGCGGCGGTTTCGAGCTCGGTCCGGCCGCCCGGCTGCTGCGGCAGGCCCCCCAGGCCATCGCCGACGAGCATCACTATCTTCGAATCGTTTTTTACGTGGAGGTCGCGGATCAGGTCGTGAATATCCATGGCTCGTGGGCGGGGTTGGAGTTGAGTGAAGGGTCGCCAGGCGAAGCGGTCGCCGTGAGTTCGATTTTACCGCTACCTGCCGATTTGCGGCAGGGCGGGGCAGACCGCCGCCGCTGCCAGCAGGCGGCGATTCGGCGCTACGCTACACGACTGGAAACCGCGCGTGCGGATTTGTCACACACTAAAATCGTTATGGAAGAATCGCATAATATGCCCGTCGACGTCGAACACGTGAGCCAAGAGCGCCGCGCGGGCCCACATGCCGTTGCGCGCCTGGCGAAAGTACATGGCTCGGGGGTCGTTATCGATCTCGGTCGGGATTTCGCCGAAGTGCTGATCGCGGGGGAACGGGTGCAGAATCGGGGCGTAGGGCTTCATCCGCGAAACGAGTTGCGGGGTCAGGCAGTACTGCGTGAGGTCGAGCGCTGCGTAGCCGGCCGCATCGTCCGACGTATCGTGCTCGCGTTGCACACGGGTCATGTACAACGCGTCGAGTGTCTCGATGATCGGCTTGCCGTCGAGCGTTTGTTCGAACGAGTCGAACTCGTAGAACTGGGCCCCGCGGGCGGTGAGTCGCTCGCGGAGATCCTCACGCATCTGCAGCGACTGGTGATTCGGCGAAATGAACGCCAGCCGCACGTTTTCGTAGTTGGCCAGCAGCATGGCCAGCGACCGCACGGTGCGCCCACGGCCGATATCGCCGCAGAATGCGTAGGTTTTGTTCGACAGACCCTTGGTCAGGTTTTCGCAACCAGGCGTGGTGCGGAGCGTTTCGAATCGCGACGAGTAGGACGAATCGTTGGGGCTCGTGAAGTTGAACGTACGCTGCAGGGTGTAGATGTCGAGCAGCGCCTGGGTCGGGTGCTCGTCGGCCCCGGAGCCAGCGTTGACGATCGGCACGCTACGGTTGCCGCTCCGCTCGAGGTCGTTCATCAGGTACGCGCAGCTTTCGGCCAGCCGAGCCATCGGCGACCGCATGACGATCAAATCGAAGTAGCTGCTGAACATCCGCAGCGAGTCGAATCGCGTTTCGCCCTTGGTTTCGCTCGACGTTTGCGGGTCGCGGACCTCGTTGCAGGTAATGCCGAGGATCTGGCAGGCGGCCATGAACGACAGGAACGTACGCGTCGAAGGCTGCGTGAAGTACAGCATCGCCCGCTTGTGGTGCAGCAGGCTGATCAGGAAATCTTGCCCGGCGCGGTGCTTCGAAAGTTGGCGGATGACGTCGGCCACGCCGGCCAGTTCGTCGAGCAACGCGGGATTGAACTGGCCCGAGAAAATCACGTGCCGCAGGCGACCGTTGCGGGCCAATTCCGGGGTTTTGGCCATTTGAGGCCGCTGAAGTCGGCCTTCGTAAAGCAGTAAATCGCGTTCGTCTTGAGTTTTGGGAGCAGAATCGGAAGCAGGCGAAGACATAACCACAGACATTGCGCGAACCTGGGGGAGGAAGGGGGCGAAGCGCTTCGCCAGTTATCGCACAACGAGAAGCCGATCGTCAACACCTGCGTTTTGGAAACCGCGAGAACTTTATCCACAAATCACCATCGAACCCACGAGCAATGCGATGAGCGACGACGTGCAACTTGCTTCACCCGCCCGCCGAACGCTACGGCTGCGCGACTTCCGCTTCTTTGGAGGGAGCCGGTTCCGCGTGGCCGAACTTCTCGCGCATGTAGGCTTCGGCCCGCTCGCCACCTTCACCGCCGGCGCCGGCCACGCCGTGCGAGCCCCCTTTCACCACGTACAGCTCCACTTCGACTTCGGCTTTCTCGAGCGCGGCTTCCAACACCGCTGCGTGTTCGAACGGCACAATCTTATCCGCATCGCCATGCACGATGAGCATCGGAGGATCGTCGTCGCTCGCAAAGCTCGCCGGCGAGACATCCTTCACCCGCTCGGCCTCCAGCTGGTCGGCCGGGGTTCCAGGAGCCACGCCGAGCAACCGAAAGTAACCAGGGTGCGTATGTTCGATCTTGCTCAGCAGCCCCCAGTCGGTGGGACCGGCGAACGGAATCGCAAACGCGACGCGGGAACTCTGCCGGGCGACGGGATCGTCGGAGTCGGGATTCGCCTCGTCGTCTTGCAGCGCCATGTACGCAGTGAGATGCCCGCCGGCCGAACCGCCGGTCACGCCGATACGGTGCGGGGCGATGTTCCACTCCTCCGCGTGCTGGCGAACGTACTGAATCGCCCGCGCGCAGTCGTCGACCTGAGCCGGATGCACGGCCACGTTGGTAAAGCGATACTCCACCGAGACCACCGCCAGCCAGCCCTCGTTGTTCGCCTTGCGCAGGAAGTAAGGCACGTCCGCTTTCGACCCCGCCTCCCAACCACCCCCATGAATGAACACCATGACCGGCGCGGGCTCCTGGGTGTCCGCCAGATACACGTCGAGCTTCTGCGACTCGTGCTGATCGTCGTAAGCAATGTCGCGAAGCACCTGCTCTTCGCCATGAGCCCAACCGACCAACAACATCGACCACACCAACGCACTAGCGACCACCTTACGCATCGTCGTCTCCTTCGCAGTACCGAAGTGAATGATTGTTTCAAGCGGACCCATTCTACCGAGGGGACGCGGGGGGAGACAATCAATTCAGCGGTTCAGGAGGAGGGTCGCATTGTTGGCTTACTTACGCCCACGTATGCAGTATGGAGACTCCGGGGGTTGCGGCAGTTCACTCGCAGACCGCGACGACTTCGATACGGAGATGAGACGATATGGCATCGGCTTTATCATGAGTTGCGGAGTCGTGTAGAACACGGCAAATACCCAACGACTGGGTTCGTCCGCTCGGAGGCTAGCACCGTATACACTCGCATCCGGTGCGGTATCCGCAACATACTGAAGTGCCAGCTTGCGGGCTTCGCGACTTTCCTTGTCGAGACCAATCAGCCACCTAAACATCACATCGTTTCCACTAAATCGAGTCTCTGCTGGAATGATTTATTACCGGTTCACTTAAGTATATGTCTCATCGAAGGCTCACAACAACCTCGCTCGGCGCAAGGCACCTCGGCACTTTTTCTGGACCATCGAGCGTTTGAGGCTTATTATGAGAAACCTTCACTTGGTTGTTCTGGGAAACCCCAACGAACAGGGGGTCTGCTACCAATCGGAATCAGCTCTGAAGTTTACCGTGTACGCTGAATCTAGTTTTGAGCTTGTTGAGGATGCCACATTTACTGGCACTGCTTCGGTTCAACTGAAAGGCAACCACATTAAGTTCCGCGGAACCGATGAACTTGAATGGTACGAGCCAGACAACCCAATGCCTCGCGAACAATGTCCTTGCTGTGACTACATTTCTCTCCCGGAGCGAAACAATTATCTAATATGCCCCATTTGCTTTTGGGAAGACGATGGCATTGATGTCGATCGCCTGGACGTTCATTCTGGGCCCAATCAAATGACGCTTCGAACAGGGCGGGCTAACTTTCAACGAATCGGAGCATGTGATGAGGAGATGCTGGTAAACGTTTTGCCTGCTGCTGAAAGAGATGCTTTCGAGCACCGATCACGGTCCCTGTGAAAGCTGGATTCGACGAACCCGTCAAATATGGATTGTCACCGGGTGGGGCCTGCGAAGTCGATTGCCTCTATGGTGCCCAAGCGTGATACGGAGTTAAGTCACTGCTCGCCGCTCTTCTGCAGCGTGCTTTACGACGGTAACCTCAGCAGCAAGAAACATAGTCGACCAAAGACCTTCACACCGAAGCTCATCTCATGAAAAACTGCTAGGCAGCAAGTCCATCGCCTGTTAGCCTGAGGTTTGTCCTCAACCAAGTCCTTTAGCCACTTAACTCAACATGCATCGACCGACCTGGCGTTTCTCGCTGCGTGCGTTTCTTCTGGCGTTTACGCTTCTGGCGATACTCATGGGGTGGTGGGTGCATTCCGCGCGTCGCCAAGCGTAAGCAGCCGAGTGGGTTGCTTCGCAAGGGGGACACCTTACGTTCGCCTACGAACGTCCCACGGAGAACGGCTCTTATCCCCAAGGGGCGAGCCCGCCGGGACCGGAGTGGCTGCGAGACATCGTCGGTATTCACTATTTCTCATCGGTCATCGGAGTGACTCTCGACCGCGATGAAATCGATAACCTTCAGCCGCTGGGTGATCTCGCACAGATAGAGAGCCTGGCCTTGATGAATTATGTCTCGCCCGAAACCGATTGGTCCTGCCTGACCGAGTTGAAGCATCTCAAGAAGCTCCACTTGGGTTACACGGGACTCGATACCGAGGCAATCAAGAGACTTAAAGAAACACTGCCCGAGTGCGAAGTTATAGAACACTAAAGCCTCGCAACCTATTTGTCGTTATGCGCTAGATTGTGGCGAATTTTTGTAGTGAAGGCCGGTGCACCATGACTGGCATATAAAAGTGTCACGCTGATGGCGTAGAAATTGCACGACTACTCAAATTGCCTTGAAGTCCCCGTTGCAGAAAAGTAACTTGTCATGTTCTGGGAAAACAGTTTGTTCTTGGAGAAATGGGTCTCGTGAAATCGTTCCGCCTCGATAATGGTGTCATCGACAGTTGGCCAGCGATTCTGTTTGCGCTCGGGGTGACTGCCTTTCTCGCATACCTGGGGTGGTTAGATGCCGTTTGGCGAGCGACGTTTATTCTATTTGGCGCGTCCTATTTCGGCTATGCAGCGCGGGGCTCTCTGACGAGTCGCCTACGTTCGAAGTACCCTAACGCTACGCATATCTGGTTGGTTTCAATTGGACTGACCAGTGCCAGTCTTGGAGTGGTCACAAGAATGCTCTTTCCATCTCTTCAAGGCGGATTGACGGACTACGTATGGATCTCCATTTCCTTCTCTACCATTTTACTATTTGTCATGGCCTTGTTGAACAATTAGTCACAAACCTCCGTAAAAACTAACGTGGAATGGAACCACGTACCTTTTTTACGGAGATCGAACATGGCTACGAAAGAAAAACGAACCTACAAAGTCACGAACTGGAAGGAGTATAACAAGTCGCTCATCGAGCGTGGAAACATCACTATTTGGTTTAGCGACGAGGCGTTGGAGAACTGGGAACATCCTAACGACCAGACAAAAGTCGGTCGCCCTTTTGTCTTCAGCGATACGGCGATCGAGTGCTTGCTGACGATTCGCGAACTGCTGAAACTTCCCTATCGGCAGACTGAGGGATTCGGCCGCTCGCTGGTGGCGATGTTGGGCGTCGAGGCAGCGATTCCCAATTATTCTTCGCTCGCCAAGCGAGCCAGCAAGCTGAATGTTTCGCTCGATATCGCTAACAAGAGGGGCGACATCGATATCGTGGTGGATAGCACCGGCATGAAAGTGTTTGGCGAGGGCGAATGGAAGATGCGGACGCATGGCAAGTCGAAGCGGCGGACATGGCGGAAGCTGCATTTGTCGGTGAATCCTGACACCCGCGAGATTGTGGCGGAGATTTTGACCGAGAACAGTTGCCACGATGCCGATGCGGTTCCCGAAATGCTGGAGCAGGTGGAGCAGCCCGTAAAAAAGTTTCACGGCGACGGTAGTTACGACAAGTGGAAGGTTTATGAAGGGCTGGAATCCGAAGGCATTGAGCCGGTGATTCCGCCGCAGCACAACGCCAAGATCAAACAACATGGCAACTCTGCGGAGGAGCCTTTGCCCCGGGACGAGGCAATTCGTCAGATTCGACGCAAGGGGCGTAGGAGTTGGAAAGAGGAAGTGGGCTATCATCGTAGAAGCTTGGCGGAAACGACCATGTACCGAGTGAAACAAAGCTTTGGGAGCCATCTCAAAAACCGAGTATTCGAAAACCAACAAACGGAAGCCCGCTTGCGCTGTAAAATCATCAATCAATTCACCCAACTCGGGCTTCCACAGTTCGAGTGGAGTTAGTCAACAAGGCCATTTGTCATTGTTAATCGTCGCGATCCCGACGTGCTCAATTAAGGACACGGAATGCCGCTGACAAGTCTCAATGGCCCGAACAGGAGTCATAGTTCTACGCCAGTTATCTCGGTTAGCTAGCAGGCTCCAAGCCCTCCCCAAACGACTCCAGAATTCTCCCCAGTTTCTTGTAGTAATTGGCCACCTGGTGTGCATTAATGAACAGTACACTCTCTTGTGATGGGTGCGTCGATCTTTGACAACTCGAACCTCAAGGCAGCACTTGGGCTACGCAGTGCTCCGGACCGTGAGTCGCCTGGGCACTCAGCGGGCAAATGTCCCCAATTGCCCCCACTCAGCAGCGGGGTGGGGCGAAACTCCCTGCGGGCGTTTTTCGGCAACGTGAAAATGTGCCGGGAAACCAAGGCGAAACGCGAAGTCGGCGGGCTCGGAGTAGAGACAATAAAGCCCCCACGAATCGATTTCCGGGGTTTGGGGGCAAAACGATTCGCCTGCCACCCGCGTTGAATCGATGCGTGCCCGCTCTCGCGATGCAAGCGCGA containing:
- a CDS encoding 2,3-bisphosphoglycerate-independent phosphoglycerate mutase produces the protein MDIHDLIRDLHVKNDSKIVMLVGDGLGGLPQQPGGRTELETAATPNLDKLASEGVLGSSIPVFPGIAPGSGPGHLGLFGYDPIKYLIGRGALEATGIGFELQPGDVAIRANFCTIDADGKITDRRAGRIPSEESAPLAIKLREVSIPGIEVFVEPVKEHRFVIVLRGEGLSDNVDDTDPQATGVPPLEPKANDEASKKTAEVCAEFVKQAKQLLKDETKANCCTLRGIAGKPSLPSYEEVYGLKAAAIAVYPMYKGLARLVGMDIIGDAKTLDEQMEVLKSSWNDYDFFFIHFKYTDSTGEDGNFEAKTKRTEELDTCVPKIMELKPDVFICTGDHSTPSMLASHSWHPVPTLLWAKNCRTDPCQSFGEAECLKGGLGQFEAKYLMSLALANAGRMGKFGA
- a CDS encoding aspartate/ornithine carbamoyltransferase family protein, which codes for MSVVMSSPASDSAPKTQDERDLLLYEGRLQRPQMAKTPELARNGRLRHVIFSGQFNPALLDELAGVADVIRQLSKHRAGQDFLISLLHHKRAMLYFTQPSTRTFLSFMAACQILGITCNEVRDPQTSSETKGETRFDSLRMFSSYFDLIVMRSPMARLAESCAYLMNDLERSGNRSVPIVNAGSGADEHPTQALLDIYTLQRTFNFTSPNDSSYSSRFETLRTTPGCENLTKGLSNKTYAFCGDIGRGRTVRSLAMLLANYENVRLAFISPNHQSLQMREDLRERLTARGAQFYEFDSFEQTLDGKPIIETLDALYMTRVQREHDTSDDAAGYAALDLTQYCLTPQLVSRMKPYAPILHPFPRDQHFGEIPTEIDNDPRAMYFRQARNGMWARAALLAHVFDVDGHIMRFFHNDFSV
- a CDS encoding CPCC family cysteine-rich protein; amino-acid sequence: MPREQCPCCDYISLPERNNYLICPICFWEDDGIDVDRLDVHSGPNQMTLRTGRANFQRIGACDEEMLVNVLPAAERDAFEHRSRSL
- a CDS encoding IS4 family transposase encodes the protein MPSQRVAKDELPVWPEQVIGGKYVRLLEKFLKQLRSEDAHGNRKLFLDDVFVAYLLAFFNPTIRSLRTIEDFSQTVQAQKHLSIRKITRSTLSDFNQLADPERLQPILDALRRQLARKSKRQSIGDDDLDELLQQTVAVDGTFLPAVAEVAWAMCNTNNHGAKKHRARVDVHLPVSTWLPEAIVIPSPGQSEADSAIERLQPGRIYLYDRGFMSFALLAAHYDDTHALQSHFVARYRPAGGNSPTLREVKSRELTEKDKAAGVLSDGVGHFKSSNPSRHRVPRVQLREVIVACEEKGKPSQLRLITNLLDVPAHVIAMLYRYRWQVELFFRWLKSSANFGHLISHASEGVQTHFYVAVIAVLLMYLHTGYRPSKYLFALMGQVGRGAATLEEILPILRERERQNELARQSAARRSEKKKQQST
- a CDS encoding IS5 family transposase, which codes for MATKEKRTYKVTNWKEYNKSLIERGNITIWFSDEALENWEHPNDQTKVGRPFVFSDTAIECLLTIRELLKLPYRQTEGFGRSLVAMLGVEAAIPNYSSLAKRASKLNVSLDIANKRGDIDIVVDSTGMKVFGEGEWKMRTHGKSKRRTWRKLHLSVNPDTREIVAEILTENSCHDADAVPEMLEQVEQPVKKFHGDGSYDKWKVYEGLESEGIEPVIPPQHNAKIKQHGNSAEEPLPRDEAIRQIRRKGRRSWKEEVGYHRRSLAETTMYRVKQSFGSHLKNRVFENQQTEARLRCKIINQFTQLGLPQFEWS
- a CDS encoding alpha/beta hydrolase, which gives rise to MRKVVASALVWSMLLVGWAHGEEQVLRDIAYDDQHESQKLDVYLADTQEPAPVMVFIHGGGWEAGSKADVPYFLRKANNEGWLAVVSVEYRFTNVAVHPAQVDDCARAIQYVRQHAEEWNIAPHRIGVTGGSAGGHLTAYMALQDDEANPDSDDPVARQSSRVAFAIPFAGPTDWGLLSKIEHTHPGYFRLLGVAPGTPADQLEAERVKDVSPASFASDDDPPMLIVHGDADKIVPFEHAAVLEAALEKAEVEVELYVVKGGSHGVAGAGGEGGERAEAYMREKFGHAEPAPSKEAEVAQP